A portion of the Cryptomeria japonica chromosome 5, Sugi_1.0, whole genome shotgun sequence genome contains these proteins:
- the LOC131876321 gene encoding uncharacterized protein LOC131876321, translated as MAIRSAALLGLIALSAILMGQVTEGVDFEFSNNAQGTTGGNRFDQEIGRSGALEIMDSSTKFIWDTFHQQSPADRRNTQKVSLVVESMDGTAYSSADIIHLSADYVGNFQGDVKAEIRGLLYHEMTHSLQWDGQGKAPRGLIDGIADYVRLTAGLVAPYWVKPGSGDRWDQSYDVTAYFLQYCDSVSSGFVANINTKMASG; from the coding sequence ATGGCCATTCGCTCTGCTGCACTGCTGGGCTTGATAGCCCTGAGCGCCATATTAATGGGCCAGGTTACTGAAGGGGTGGATTTTGAATTCTCTAATAACGCCCAGGGAACCACCGGCGGCAACAGATTCGATCAGGAGATCGGCCGGAGCGGAGCCCTTGAAATTATGGACTCCTCCACTAAATTCATTTGGGACACCTTCCACCAGCAATCGCCGGCCGATAGAAGGAATACACAGAAAGTTAGTTTGGTCGTGGAAAGTATGGATGGCACTGCGTATTCAAGTGCAGATATAATTCACCTCAGCGCAGATTATGTGGGCAATTTCCAGGGGGACGTGAAGGCAGAAATTAGAGGACTTTTGTACCACGAAATGACACACTCCTTGCAGTGGGACGGCCAAGGCAAAGCCCCACGTGGCCTTATTGATGGTATTGCAGACTATGTGCGCCTCACTGCTGGTTTGGTTGCTCCTTACTGGGTTAAGCCAGGCAGTGGCGACAGATGGGACCAGAGTTATGATGTTACTGCATATTTCTTGCAATATTGTGACAGTGTTAGCTCTGGTTTTGTTGCCAACATAAATACTAAAATGGCTTCCGGATGA
- the LOC131072714 gene encoding uncharacterized protein LOC131072714, which yields MASRAAAVLGLMTLTAMFMGQASEALVFAFSNHAQGTTGGNRFDQEIGQSGAFEIMDSSTKFIWNTFHQNSAADRKNVDKVTLIVESMDGVAYTSADEIHLSSDYVGNYGGDVKAEIRGVLYHEMTHVWQWNGQGKAPGGLIEGIADYVRLTAGLAPSHWVKPGTGDKWDHGYDVTAYFLQYCDSIRSGFVADINAKMASGWDLGFFNDLTGKSVDQLWSDYKSKYAASG from the coding sequence ATGGCCAGTCGCGCTGCTGCAGTGCTGGGGTTGATGACCCTGACGGCAATGTTCATGGGCCAGGCTTCTGAAGCGCTGGTTTTCGCATTTTCTAATCACGCGCAAGGAACCACTGGTGGCAACAGATTCGATCAAGAGATCGGCCAGAGTGGAGCATTTGAAATTATGGACTCCTCCACTAAATTTATCTGGAACACCTTCCACCAGAATTCGGCTGCAGATAGGAAGAATGTGGACAAGGTTACTCTCATCGTCGAAAGCATGGACGGCGTTGCATATACCAGTGCGGACGAAATTCACCTGAGTTCAGATTATGTGGGCAACTACGGAGGGGACGTAAAGGCAGAGATTCGGGGAGTTTTGTACCACGAAATGACTCACGTGTGGCAGTGGAACGGGCAGGGAAAAGCCCCCGGTGGGCTCATTGAAGGCATTGCAGACTATGTGCGCCTCACTGCAGGGTTGGCTCCTTCCCACTGGGTTAAGCCTGGCACTGGAGACAAATGGGACCATGGTTATGATGTTACTGCCTACTTCTTGCAGTATTGTGACAGTATTAGATCTGGATTTGTTGCTGACATAAATGCTAAAATGGCTTCCGGATGGGACTTGGGCTTCTTTAATGATCTCACTGGTAAATCTGTTGATCAGCTTTGGAGTGACTATAAATCTAAGTACGCTGCTTCCGGTTAA